Below is a genomic region from Spartinivicinus marinus.
CGAAGTTCAAGCATAGTCATTAAGGCTCATCATAATGAATCAAGTTTAATATTTTTCAAGTTGGTTATTAGTAATATGAGTTTGATTCAAGTGTAAGGGATTTCCATACTAAGGTCTATTAAGTTGAAGGGCTAACATGGGAACAGATCAAAATGACGATTGCACATAGTTTGGGTTTTCCGCGGATTGGTAAGCGACGGGAGCTAAAAAAAGCGGTTGAAGCCTTCTGGCGAGGAGAGCTAACTCAAGAACAGCTTTTGGCGGAAGGAAAAGCATTACGACAGCAGCATTGGCAATGGCAGGCAGAGGCAGGACTGGATTACGTGCCAGTTGGCGATTTTGCCTGGTACGATCAGGTATTGAATGTATCTTGCACATTGGGAGTTATTCCCTCTCGATTTTTAGCAGATGCCCAGCAAACGTCCACAACAGTTGATTTAGATCTTTATTTTAAAATGGCCAGAGGCTACACCGATGATCAAGGTGAAGTCGCTGCCTGTGAAATGACTAAGTGGTTTGATACTAACTATCATTATTTGGTACCAGAATTTACTGAAAACCAATCGTTTAAGATTTCCAGTAATCAATTATTGGATGAAATAGAAGAGGCCAGTCAGTTGGGGTTAAAGGCTAAACCCGTTTTATTAGGCCCTTTAAGTTATTTATGGCTGGGTAAGGCTAAAGGCAGTGATTTTGATAAGCTGACGCTGCTTGATGAACTTGTCAGTGTATATGGCGAATTACTTGCTAAAATAGCGGCATTAGGTATTGAATGGGTGCAATTGGATGAACCTATTTTAACCTTAGATTTACCTAACAGTTGGCGTCAAGGCTTTGAGACTGCCTATAACCGCTTGCAAAGCAGCTCGCTAAACATACTATTAGCAACTTACTTTGGTGCATTAGCTGATAACCTAGCAACTACTATTAATTTACCTACAGAAGGTTTGCATATTGATTTGGTGCGAGCACCTGAGCAGTTGACATCGGTAGTTGACCGATTGCCTGCCTATAAAGTGTTATCGGTTGGGGTTGTTAATGGTCGAAATGTGTGGCGTACGGATTTAAATGGCTGGTTAGATCGATTACAACCTGTTAAACAAAAACTTGGAGAGCGCTTGTGGGTGGGGCCAAGCTGTTCATTATTACATTCACCCGTTGATGTGGATCAGGAACAAGGGTTTGCTGAAGATGTCCGTCAGTGGTTGGCATTTGCCGTACAAAAAAATAAAGAAATTGCCGTATTAGCTAAAGCGCTAAATGGAAATGAGTCGGCAGAGATTAACGCTGCATTTGAGAAATCCTCTTTAGCCTTTAAAGCAAAACATAGTTCTAGTCGTATTCATGATCAAACCGTGCAAGCAAGAATTCAGGCGATTGATGATACTATAGCAACACGTCAACTGCCGTATCATGAGCGAATTGAATTACAGCGCCAGCAATTAAAGTTACCATTATTGCCAACCACGACAATTGGTTCATTCCCTCAAACTACAGCAATTCGAGCGGCTAGAAAAGCGTTTAAAGCAGGTAAAACCACTGAAGCGGATTACCGTACAGAAATGCAACGGCAAATAGCAGAAGCTATCAGTCGCCAGGAAGCCTTGGACTTGGATGTTTTGGTGCATGGAGAAGCTGAGCGTAATGATATGGTGGAGTATTTTGGTGAACAATTGTCAGGTTTTTTATTTAGTCAGCATGGTTGGGTACAAAGCTATGGTTCCCGCTGTGTGAAGCCGCCAATTATTTTAGGGGATATAAAGCGAGAGCAGCCAATGACAGTTGAGTGGATTCGCTATGCCCAAAGCCTAACGGAAAAGCCCTTAAAAGGCATGTTAACAGGTCCAGTCACCATGCTCTGCTGGTCATTTCCAAGAGAAGACGTAAGCCGTGAAGTTAGCTGTTTACAATTAGCATTAGCCTTAAGGGATGAAGTGCAGGATTTAGAAAAGGCGGGCATTCATGTCATACAAATTGATGAACCAGCCATTCGAGAAGGCTTACCTTTAAGAAAGGCAGAATGGCAACAATATTTAGACTGGGCGGTGCGCTGCTTTAAAATTGCCTCTTGCGGGGTAGAAAATACTACGCAAATACATACTCACATGTGTTATAGCGAATTTAATGACATTATTGAGGCAATTGCCGCGTTAGATGCAGATGTAATTACCATTGAAACATCCCGATCAGATATGGAGTTATTGGATGCCTTCGAGGATTTTGCATACCCTAATGATATAGGCCCCGGTGTTTATGATATTCACTCACCTAATGTGCCAAGCCCTGCATGGATTAAACAACTATTGAAAAAAGCAGCGAATAAAATTGCCCTGAAACGGTTGTGGGTTAACCCAGATTGCGGTTTAAAAACCCGTGATTGGGCCGAAACAGAACAGGCATTAGCGAATATGGTGACAGTGGCTAAAGAGTTACGAGAAGAGTATCAAGCTGTTTAGAAAGCTGATGGGGTCGCCTAAGGTACTGTAGTCATTGGTGCTCCACCTTTAATAATGCCATAAGCGATCCATACGGCAATTAATACATAAACTAGGCGTGGTACCCACTCGGTTACCATGCTGGTATACAAGTTAATTTGTTCAGTTTCCATGTTGGCGCAACGCAACATCATTCCACTTAAGTCTCCTGCGTGTTCTCCCGTTGAAATTAATTGAACAATAGTGGAGGCGGTGTTTTCTAAGCTTGAAAATGCTTGAGTGAAATTATTGCCTGCTTGTAGTGATTGCTCGATTTCTTCAAACTGTTCGCGTAGCAGCTGATTTTCTATAAAACGATAGGCTTTAGGGATGGCTTCCATAATGGGTAGCCCTGCTTGCAGTAATAACCCCAGTGCCTGGATAAAGTCTCGGGTTTGTATGCGTACATACCAGTTGCCAAAATAGGGGAAATGGATTGTCAATTTATCCCAACTGCCTTTCAGTGCCCCTAAAAAGCCATAGCGAATCCAATAGGGTAGTCGCCAACCAATGTAGGCAATGGCACCAAGTTGGCCTAGCAAGAACAAATTACCAGCAATATACGTAAACAGTGTTATATTGCCTTGAAATAAAGCCGGAAACTGTCGAATAAACACGGCGCAAATTAAAATGACGATAGGAAATACTAAACGGCTTTTGATTTGCTTAAGTTGAGAGGCACTGGTTTGGTATATTTCAGCTAATTGACGAAATATTGCCGTATGAACGCCACCGGCTTCTGCCACTGTTATTAGATAAGCATCTCGTTCTGTTAAGAGTCCGGCACGTTTACCTGCTGTTGATAATGGTTGACCTCGTTTTATATCCTTTAAAGCAAAACTTGCTCGTTTAGCTACTTGGTCATCACCGTCGGAGAGTAAATTGAGGGTGTGTTCCATCGATAACCCAGACTGTTCCAACCGACTCAACTGCATGAATAGATGAGCGCGCTGTTGGTGTGATAGTAGGGAGTGTTTAGTGGGGTATCCAGGTTTAGGCATAGTGCATTAGGAGTTATCTAAATTGTAGGTAGTGTATATTTTTAATAAAATATGCTAGTGGGCCATGTGCAAAATAAGGTAACAACTTCTTCTCCATTTAGCTTCTGGCTGTGTTACTTTTTCTTGACGTAGACCCACTATGCTTGCAAAAAAGCGCCTTACCAGAAAATAAATGGCTTTGAAGACTGTTACCCAACTTTACGCATGGACCACTAGCGGTTGCTAAAAATAAGATAAAAAAAACGCCGATTAATTCGGCGGCCTTGGGAGTTGTTGTTTTTTAGCCACTCTTTAGTTAAAAAGTAACACTGGCTACTTTCTTTTGTTGAGTATACTTATTGATGATGGTAGTCAAGGTACCATTGGTTTTTATCTTATTTAATTGTTTGTTAAACTTGGGAACGAGATCCTTCCACTTTTTACTAAATAAAAAACGATAGTTAAAGCCATTAACCTCTTGCTCAGAGAAATATAAGTCTGTCGTCCAGTTATTTTGTAGAGCTAACCATTGGCCCGTTAATTGAGCAACAATGCCTGTAGAGGTTCGCTTTTTAGTAATGAGTTTTAAAACATTTAGATTGGTATTGGTTTCTTTTTTTATAATTTGTTGACTATCAAAATAAGGTTGTAAAGTAGGGTAGTGGTATCCTATATGAGTCACCACTTTTTTTCCAAATAAGTCTTCAGGTTTGCTGTATTTAACCGGCGTTGATTTAAGAGACCAGACAACGTCTTTTACTCTCATGATAGTATCACTATACACAACTTTATCTGGTTGATCTATCCACTCAATAGCGAAAGGCAGTACATCAATTTTACCACTGTATAACTGCCTTTTTAAACGATTTTGAGGTAGTAGCACCGTTTTTACTTCATAGCCAAGCTGATTGGCAATTATTTTTAGTGCATCAGTAATAATTCCTTCATAATTATCTAATTGATCTTGCTTATTAAACAAATAAGGAGGATAAGAGTCAGGGGTGATGCCATATTTCATTATACGGTCATCTATTTCAGCGAAGCTTGCCTGAAAGAATAGTGATGGGAGTAAGAAAGACACTATGAGTGTTATAATATTAAAGCGCTTCATGCCTAACCTTAGCTTAAAAGTCGATGTTTTTTTATTTTAGTGTGGATAGGCTAGAAGCGACAGTTTACTTTTTTATGAAACTAAATTGTGCTGTTTCTCTAAGTAATAAGCCAGGTGATTATATTGTTTACGGTTTATCAATAAGCCAACTTTTGTTCGTCGCCATAGAATATCATCAATTTGATTGACCCATTCGTGTTTAACCAAGTAATCCACTTCACACCCATATAGCCCTGCGCCAAAATAAGGACCCATCATCTCAGGGCCTTGGATTCCTTCAAGAAATTGATAACAGCAATGACCATAACTATGCACATAGCGATCTATGATTTTAGGCTCTAACCAAGGAAGCGCCTGTTCTAGCTGTTGCTGCAAACCTTCAACGCCTTCACTTAAATCACCACCTGGAAGAGGAGTATGTTGAGTCCAGGGTTTTTCCATATTAGCAAAGTAAGGGATAAGTTTTTCCATCGCCGCTTCTGCCAGTTTACGGTAAGTCGTTATTTTCCCGCCAAACACTGATAGTAATGGGGTATGCCCATCTTGGTGGTCAATGGTTAAGGTATAATCGCGGGTAATGGCTGAGGGGGCGCTTGACTCATCATCACACAGTGGGCGTACACCTGCATAACTATAAACAATGTCTGCTTCACTAATGTGCTGCTTAAAATGGTTGTTGGTGATATT
It encodes:
- the metE gene encoding 5-methyltetrahydropteroyltriglutamate--homocysteine S-methyltransferase, with translation MTIAHSLGFPRIGKRRELKKAVEAFWRGELTQEQLLAEGKALRQQHWQWQAEAGLDYVPVGDFAWYDQVLNVSCTLGVIPSRFLADAQQTSTTVDLDLYFKMARGYTDDQGEVAACEMTKWFDTNYHYLVPEFTENQSFKISSNQLLDEIEEASQLGLKAKPVLLGPLSYLWLGKAKGSDFDKLTLLDELVSVYGELLAKIAALGIEWVQLDEPILTLDLPNSWRQGFETAYNRLQSSSLNILLATYFGALADNLATTINLPTEGLHIDLVRAPEQLTSVVDRLPAYKVLSVGVVNGRNVWRTDLNGWLDRLQPVKQKLGERLWVGPSCSLLHSPVDVDQEQGFAEDVRQWLAFAVQKNKEIAVLAKALNGNESAEINAAFEKSSLAFKAKHSSSRIHDQTVQARIQAIDDTIATRQLPYHERIELQRQQLKLPLLPTTTIGSFPQTTAIRAARKAFKAGKTTEADYRTEMQRQIAEAISRQEALDLDVLVHGEAERNDMVEYFGEQLSGFLFSQHGWVQSYGSRCVKPPIILGDIKREQPMTVEWIRYAQSLTEKPLKGMLTGPVTMLCWSFPREDVSREVSCLQLALALRDEVQDLEKAGIHVIQIDEPAIREGLPLRKAEWQQYLDWAVRCFKIASCGVENTTQIHTHMCYSEFNDIIEAIAALDADVITIETSRSDMELLDAFEDFAYPNDIGPGVYDIHSPNVPSPAWIKQLLKKAANKIALKRLWVNPDCGLKTRDWAETEQALANMVTVAKELREEYQAV
- a CDS encoding type II secretion system F family protein, which translates into the protein MPKPGYPTKHSLLSHQQRAHLFMQLSRLEQSGLSMEHTLNLLSDGDDQVAKRASFALKDIKRGQPLSTAGKRAGLLTERDAYLITVAEAGGVHTAIFRQLAEIYQTSASQLKQIKSRLVFPIVILICAVFIRQFPALFQGNITLFTYIAGNLFLLGQLGAIAYIGWRLPYWIRYGFLGALKGSWDKLTIHFPYFGNWYVRIQTRDFIQALGLLLQAGLPIMEAIPKAYRFIENQLLREQFEEIEQSLQAGNNFTQAFSSLENTASTIVQLISTGEHAGDLSGMMLRCANMETEQINLYTSMVTEWVPRLVYVLIAVWIAYGIIKGGAPMTTVP
- a CDS encoding substrate-binding periplasmic protein encodes the protein MKRFNIITLIVSFLLPSLFFQASFAEIDDRIMKYGITPDSYPPYLFNKQDQLDNYEGIITDALKIIANQLGYEVKTVLLPQNRLKRQLYSGKIDVLPFAIEWIDQPDKVVYSDTIMRVKDVVWSLKSTPVKYSKPEDLFGKKVVTHIGYHYPTLQPYFDSQQIIKKETNTNLNVLKLITKKRTSTGIVAQLTGQWLALQNNWTTDLYFSEQEVNGFNYRFLFSKKWKDLVPKFNKQLNKIKTNGTLTTIINKYTQQKKVASVTF